The DNA window GAGcacgaagaaaaaaaatcatcATATGATTCTACATTTCCTTCAAAACCAGAAGCATCGGTAGATCCCCTTAGGATCGAAACAACTGCATCTATTCCTGCATCTATTCCTGCCCCACTTTCACCTACTCCTTCTTTACCCCATATATCTTCAGGTAACATTAAtgctatttattttgttacgTTAAAAATAActacataaattaatttacatatatatatgtattcaaaAAGATATTGCAGGTCAAGTACTAAAAAAATCtaacaattatatatcatctattttaataagtatacttactattattatattttctttttttattaaagtaaaataaaaatataatcgtaaatatataataagaatttgataattctaataatttattttacaaacggttcgttcattttttctttgtagTACGTATTAATAGggatgtttaaaaaaaaaaaaaagataaaaagaaaacaaatgaaATTCCTTAGAATAAAAGTACCTTCACGATTTGATAGAAAAAGTAAGTTTTTCACAGATGATCATCTAGAACACACAATAtatgatgatgaagaaatcataaaaaaaattaaaataaatgaacgtaaaaaaaaagtaaacttgtcgaagcaaaaaaaagacaGATCCAAAACCATAATAGAAGTACATATGGAAGTACTCGAAGAATGCAGAAATGCAGgatgggaaaaaaataaagaagaattcttaaaaatattcatagaTAAGTTcacaaaaaatgaacataatGCCTATCCTAATTTAACAAATGATGATTTAATaacagaaaatattaaaagtggCAATGATattacaaaacaaaatattctatggaataaatggatagaaagacatagatatatttctgaaaaattgaaaaaacagtattggtttaataatttaaaaaatgaatggaaaaaagaacTAGCCTGCATGCAAGaaatagaagaaataaaaaagaaatcttCTAATGAAAAATACGAAATCTCAGTTATAGAAAGGGAAAAAGATCCATGGAAACAGTGGATATCAAAAAAGGGTATTCTTATAGAACAATATTTGGAACAGGACTTTTTTCAACGATTCGAAGAGGATTTTCACAATATATCAGATGAATATGTTAATGAAGAtactaaaaattatgtaactctaataaatatagaagaactccaaaaaaaagaaaattatgaagaattatataaatatataaaaaaaaaattattagcaAAGCTGTGTATTTTCGTGCTTTTGACTATATTAGAAGAATGTAAAAAAGAAGTGAACTTTGAAAATAGAGAATCATATTTGGATAGTTGCATTAATGAATGGAAGATAGAAGAAAACGCAGATAAAAAACCAG is part of the Plasmodium malariae genome assembly, chromosome: 14 genome and encodes:
- the PmUG01_14013500 gene encoding STP1 protein, which encodes MEKCLSLDLSVKGFGAFEFYFQPEFTTIRSHVQKVTRSLYNEDNKETFRNTCLELASYLIKNKTPSRYYMKQKERWEGALKDWVKSFYKPLYNEFGGCFPILEEKDKNLLELNYEALNFCDEMKKKKAGIQCLTGEHAISDSCDETCSNKIYEYNAWIQNEKMKFNKKKTLIESNCKKILPKFPTNKCNIHNPKTFNELPICTVKHALTTSQQDSPEKKTSISEGGQTIDSIPSELQVTKEQGSNIPHGKQEQLVQQDLQPQTETLSSTEASGTQGDTKKIQDSQTKNEQTSGASEHEEKKSSYDSTFPSKPEASVDPLRIETTASIPASIPAPLSPTPSLPHISSGQVLKKSNNYISSILISILTIIIFSFFIKYVLIGMFKKKKKIKRKQMKFLRIKVPSRFDRKSKFFTDDHLEHTIYDDEEIIKKIKINERKKKVNLSKQKKDRSKTIIEVHMEVLEECRNAGWEKNKEEFLKIFIDKFTKNEHNAYPNLTNDDLITENIKSGNDITKQNILWNKWIERHRYISEKLKKQYWFNNLKNEWKKELACMQEIEEIKKKSSNEKYEISVIEREKDPWKQWISKKGILIEQYLEQDFFQRFEEDFHNISDEYVNEDTKNYVTLINIEELQKKENYEELYKYIKKKLLAKLCIFVLLTILEECKKEVNFENRESYLDSCINEWKIEENADKKPEITENLIKVSDDFPENRLSNKIHHYTEEDDFKRRMEEWIREDDTYVNSIGKDAIIDKYNEIAEKYFL